The proteins below are encoded in one region of Stenotrophomonas bentonitica:
- a CDS encoding YegP family protein yields MAARYVLSRSGSQFHFVLKAGNNEIILQGERYTTKQNALSGIASVRANSLYEDRYLLKNAVNGQPMFNLMAANGLVIGTSETYTSAGARENAIRSVMTNGPEAPIDDQS; encoded by the coding sequence GTGGCCGCTCGATACGTCCTGAGCCGATCCGGCTCGCAGTTCCACTTCGTGCTGAAAGCCGGCAACAACGAAATCATCCTGCAGGGCGAGCGCTACACCACCAAGCAGAACGCGCTGTCCGGCATCGCCTCGGTGCGCGCCAACTCGCTGTACGAAGACCGCTACCTGCTCAAGAACGCGGTCAACGGCCAACCCATGTTCAACCTGATGGCCGCCAATGGGCTGGTGATCGGGACCAGCGAAACCTATACCTCGGCCGGCGCCCGCGAGAACGCAATCCGCTCGGTGATGACCAACGGCCCGGAGGCGCCGATAGACGACCAGAGCTGA
- a CDS encoding DUF3667 domain-containing protein has translation MSSTASHLDACENCTTALQGDFCHQCGQSAHSPVRSFGHAIEEVFESFWHLDGRIFRTLRQLLLPGRLAADYLAGHRTRYIPPIRLFVIVAVLTFFVARLAVHVDAGTFVDKTPAPPEVATAFKDARTSEEVEKARRAHIAPLETARATMPESLRFTMDRAIAKIEKQAAKRNEELAGQPAPTPSATPTPPPRAETEAPRGYTPVDIDFLPGFANRWLTGQAEIIRLNLPRISERPQLLVNAFFASVPSALFVLVPLFALLLKLFYLGSGRLYLEHLVVALYSHAFLCVALLGILLLTMLAGQRPDVPVVGTLIGLAIAALLTWMPVYLLIMQRRVYGQSWLVTSIKFMALGWLYFTVVTTATVFLAIASLARI, from the coding sequence ATGAGTTCGACTGCGTCCCACCTTGATGCGTGCGAGAACTGCACCACCGCCCTCCAGGGCGACTTCTGCCACCAGTGTGGGCAATCGGCGCACAGTCCGGTACGCAGCTTCGGGCATGCCATTGAAGAGGTGTTCGAGTCGTTCTGGCACCTCGACGGGCGGATCTTCCGCACCCTCCGCCAGCTGCTGCTGCCCGGACGCCTTGCTGCCGACTACCTGGCCGGCCATCGCACCCGCTACATCCCGCCGATCCGTCTGTTCGTGATCGTGGCGGTGCTTACCTTCTTCGTGGCGCGGTTGGCTGTCCACGTCGATGCCGGGACCTTTGTCGACAAGACGCCAGCACCGCCGGAAGTGGCAACCGCGTTCAAGGACGCCCGCACCAGCGAAGAGGTGGAGAAGGCACGCCGTGCCCATATCGCGCCGCTGGAAACCGCGCGTGCAACGATGCCCGAGTCGCTGCGCTTCACCATGGACCGGGCCATCGCCAAGATCGAGAAGCAGGCCGCGAAGCGCAACGAGGAATTGGCCGGGCAGCCCGCCCCCACCCCGTCCGCGACCCCCACCCCGCCACCGCGCGCCGAAACAGAAGCACCCAGGGGCTACACCCCGGTGGACATCGACTTCCTTCCGGGTTTCGCCAACCGCTGGCTCACCGGGCAGGCCGAGATCATCCGGCTCAACCTGCCCCGCATCAGTGAGCGGCCCCAGCTGCTGGTGAATGCCTTCTTCGCCTCGGTGCCGTCGGCCCTGTTCGTGCTGGTACCGCTGTTCGCGCTGCTGCTGAAGCTCTTCTATCTCGGCAGCGGCCGCCTGTACCTGGAGCACCTGGTCGTGGCGCTCTACAGCCATGCGTTCCTGTGCGTGGCCCTGCTGGGCATCCTGCTGCTGACCATGCTGGCCGGGCAGAGGCCCGATGTGCCCGTCGTGGGAACCCTGATCGGCCTCGCCATCGCCGCGCTGCTGACCTGGATGCCGGTCTACCTGCTGATCATGCAGCGTCGCGTCTACGGGCAGTCCTGGCTGGTGACCTCGATCAAGTTCATGGCCCTGGGCTGGTTGTACTTCACCGTGGTGACCACGGCCACGGTGTTCCTGGCCATTGCCAGCCTGGCCCGGATCTAG
- a CDS encoding SDR family NAD(P)-dependent oxidoreductase yields the protein MDLLAAIDLDRTLLDVLPIDERKRFHQVVAQVYHPEPKERRAKLKQEAKVRLRDESIRKEEAKLDNTGIRTLRRKPVFTTPNYFPPHAAGLHDPHNGENAAEASEPVHSSEERHCYVCKQKFTLLHHFYDQMCVSCGDSNFIKRTETADLRGRVALLTGGRVKIGYQAGLKLLRAGAELIVTTRFPRDSAARYAEEPDFAEWGHRLQVYGLDLRHTPSVEAFCTELLATRTRLDFIINNACQTVRRPPQFYAHMMAGETVAPQDLPETIRKLVGQYEGLRSSEMLALGAEASALAVKDAALLGADGLTRAAELSQVPLLADELLGQQHLFPEGQLDKDLQQVDLRGRNSWRLQLDEVSSVELLETQLVNAVAPFIINARLKPLMLRSPEHDKHVVNVSAMEGQFYRNFKTTRHPHTNMAKAALNMMTRTSAADYHGDGIHMNSVDTGWVTDEDVAEIAKRKVEEERFHPPLDIVDGAARIVDPIIHGFNTGEHVWGQFLKDYKPTDW from the coding sequence ATGGACCTGCTGGCGGCGATCGACCTCGACCGCACCCTGCTGGACGTGCTGCCCATCGACGAGCGCAAGCGCTTCCACCAGGTGGTGGCCCAGGTCTACCACCCGGAACCGAAGGAGCGCCGGGCCAAGCTCAAGCAGGAGGCCAAGGTGCGCCTGCGCGACGAGAGCATCCGCAAGGAAGAAGCCAAGCTGGACAACACCGGCATCCGCACCCTGCGTCGCAAGCCGGTGTTCACCACGCCGAACTACTTCCCGCCGCACGCCGCCGGCCTGCACGACCCGCACAACGGCGAGAATGCCGCTGAGGCGTCGGAACCCGTGCATTCGTCGGAAGAGCGCCACTGCTATGTGTGCAAGCAGAAGTTCACCCTGCTGCACCACTTCTACGACCAGATGTGCGTCAGCTGCGGCGACAGCAACTTCATCAAGCGCACCGAAACCGCCGACCTGCGCGGCCGCGTGGCGCTGCTCACCGGCGGCCGGGTCAAGATCGGCTACCAGGCCGGCCTGAAGCTGCTGCGTGCCGGTGCCGAGCTGATCGTCACCACCCGCTTCCCGCGCGACTCTGCCGCACGCTACGCGGAAGAGCCGGACTTCGCCGAATGGGGCCACCGCCTGCAGGTGTATGGCCTGGACCTGCGCCACACCCCGAGCGTGGAAGCGTTCTGCACGGAACTGCTGGCCACCCGCACGCGCCTGGACTTCATCATCAACAACGCCTGCCAGACCGTGCGCCGCCCGCCGCAGTTCTACGCGCACATGATGGCCGGCGAAACCGTCGCCCCGCAGGACCTGCCGGAGACGATCCGCAAGCTTGTGGGCCAGTACGAAGGCCTGCGCAGCTCGGAAATGCTGGCGCTGGGCGCGGAAGCGTCCGCGCTTGCGGTGAAGGACGCCGCCCTGCTGGGCGCCGACGGCCTGACCCGCGCCGCCGAGCTCTCGCAGGTGCCGTTGCTGGCCGACGAACTGCTGGGCCAGCAGCATCTGTTCCCGGAAGGGCAGCTGGACAAGGACCTGCAGCAGGTCGACCTGCGCGGACGTAATTCGTGGCGCCTGCAGCTGGACGAAGTCTCGTCGGTGGAACTGCTGGAAACCCAGCTGGTCAACGCCGTCGCGCCGTTCATCATCAACGCGCGCCTGAAGCCGCTGATGCTGCGTTCGCCCGAGCACGACAAGCACGTCGTCAACGTGTCGGCGATGGAGGGGCAGTTCTACCGCAACTTCAAGACCACCCGTCATCCGCATACCAACATGGCGAAGGCCGCGTTGAACATGATGACGCGTACCTCGGCCGCCGATTACCACGGCGACGGCATCCACATGAACAGCGTGGATACCGGCTGGGTGACCGACGAAGACGTGGCGGAAATCGCCAAGCGCAAGGTGGAGGAAGAACGCTTCCACCCGCCGCTGGATATCGTGGACGGTGCCGCGCGCATCGTCGATCCGATCATCCACGGCTTCAATACCGGCGAGCACGTGTGGGGCCAGTTCCTGAAGGATTACAAGCCGACGGATTGGTGA
- a CDS encoding TonB-dependent receptor domain-containing protein, with amino-acid sequence MVTHDGRYGDTSTSKTTLTQNDYEDKGSAVGNHSKETVFDTAFATGFHWGFEHSLNVGGQWKREELQNTDTIVTVPVTWSGSGRISPTNEADSWALFAEDHITLHERFTLTLGLRWDNTENYDDNLSPRIYGVWHPSDTWTVRGGVSQGFRAPNLKQGSAGAATQSGGNGCRSLTVEGWTNRSVSADGTTGCYMAGNPNLEPETSTNYELGVGFDRSGWSASATYFLTDFDDKIEQVPLRDIAGFDSSFVNGFWWTVAQNIQKARTRGVEASVTIPLHERLSWTTNATRMLESKNRTTGANLLVVPKLTANTSLDWQVTDAWSLNLSAQHVGEQLVSSTSPTFAKANTTWDLVTGFDVNEHLTLRAGVLNAGDVSTIDDGNSYDTGSRTFFVGATARF; translated from the coding sequence GTGGTCACCCACGACGGCCGCTACGGCGACACCAGCACCTCCAAGACCACGCTGACCCAGAACGATTACGAAGACAAGGGCAGCGCGGTCGGCAACCATTCGAAGGAAACCGTGTTCGACACCGCCTTCGCCACCGGCTTCCACTGGGGCTTCGAGCACAGCTTGAACGTCGGCGGCCAGTGGAAGCGCGAAGAACTGCAGAACACCGACACCATCGTTACCGTGCCGGTGACCTGGAGCGGCAGCGGTCGGATCAGCCCGACCAATGAAGCCGACTCCTGGGCGTTGTTCGCTGAAGACCACATCACCCTGCACGAACGTTTCACCCTGACCCTCGGCCTGCGCTGGGACAACACCGAGAACTACGACGACAACCTGAGCCCGCGCATCTACGGCGTCTGGCACCCGTCGGACACCTGGACGGTGCGGGGTGGCGTATCGCAGGGCTTCCGTGCCCCCAACCTGAAGCAGGGCAGCGCCGGCGCGGCCACCCAGTCCGGTGGCAACGGCTGCCGCAGCCTGACCGTGGAAGGCTGGACCAACCGCTCGGTCAGCGCCGACGGCACCACCGGCTGCTACATGGCCGGCAACCCGAACCTGGAACCGGAAACCAGCACCAACTACGAGTTGGGGGTCGGCTTCGACCGCAGCGGCTGGTCGGCCTCGGCCACCTACTTCCTGACCGACTTCGACGACAAGATCGAACAGGTGCCACTGCGCGACATCGCCGGTTTCGATTCCAGCTTCGTCAATGGTTTCTGGTGGACCGTCGCGCAGAACATCCAGAAGGCGCGCACCCGCGGCGTGGAAGCCAGCGTCACGATTCCGCTGCATGAGCGGCTAAGCTGGACCACCAACGCCACCCGCATGCTGGAGTCGAAGAACCGCACGACGGGCGCCAACCTGCTGGTGGTGCCGAAGTTGACTGCGAACACCTCGCTGGACTGGCAGGTCACGGATGCGTGGTCGTTGAACCTGAGCGCGCAGCATGTGGGTGAGCAGCTGGTGTCCAGCACCAGCCCGACCTTCGCCAAGGCGAACACCACGTGGGACCTGGTGACCGGGTTTGATGTCAACGAGCACCTGACGTTGCGTGCGGGCGTGCTGAATGCAGGTGATGTTTCCACCATTGACGATGGCAACAGCTACGACACCGGCTCGCGCACGTTCTTCGTGGGTGCGACGGCGCGGTTCTGA
- a CDS encoding TonB-dependent receptor: MKIHALVAATAAILFAPESHAQSSDSTLTLGKVDVHQHTEGQLTAHQVLTSVDVLGADQIEDKNVSHSWELLGQMPGIQLTETRQGAESGKVSFRAFNGEGYLNAIKTLIDGVPSNVNSGNQRFIDMLFPLEISYIEVVRGTNDPRYGLHNIGGNVNFGTRQGGTYTDGRLSYGSYNTRDAQLAIGREGNGFSQNYFFGTQASDGYRDHDTSRKYALGGKWFYGSLDEGMRVGLTARTYHHEADEPGFMTAEELRTDRRGSQLRNANDHDERDMRQIGVHLDMKLADNLFLGSKLYYNRYEDDRKVTFSDLPTGNAPRQRRVWDEKQTGMLTTLTWQPADTLTLEGGLNYEHQDNGYIRERFSYAEPTDFSAPPARVQNDDRHTLDNWGAYVQAIYQPIEALKIVPAYRVDRFDGDTRLQGGVTGPLQRYGTIGQPKLSVVYAFTDTANVYANWGRTFQVLTGSTPPAYLTPGQAPMGASTNTGMELGMKFSPFAGSQARIAVWQQDAANEVSNMPATGTTVTLGKTRRRGVDAQISASLGERWTVWASHAYQEAKIERDGRDAGVSLEGREVAATPRYISNVGVDFQATEKLQFGLQGRAQGDYYLEERNVAGKYGSFAVLDLSARYDISPRWSVDVQVKNVTDREYAYAWYDSFFWEQPQPMFSPAAGRGVYVGLNMKL, translated from the coding sequence ATGAAGATCCACGCTCTGGTGGCCGCCACGGCCGCCATCCTGTTCGCGCCCGAAAGCCACGCCCAGTCCTCTGATTCCACGCTCACGCTGGGCAAGGTCGATGTGCACCAGCACACCGAGGGCCAGCTCACCGCCCATCAGGTGCTGACCTCGGTGGATGTGCTGGGGGCCGACCAGATTGAGGACAAGAATGTTTCGCACAGCTGGGAGCTGCTGGGGCAGATGCCCGGTATCCAGCTGACGGAGACCCGCCAGGGCGCCGAGTCGGGCAAGGTCAGCTTCCGCGCCTTCAACGGCGAGGGCTACCTCAATGCGATCAAAACCCTGATCGATGGCGTGCCGAGCAACGTCAACAGCGGCAACCAGCGCTTCATCGACATGTTGTTCCCGTTGGAGATCAGCTACATCGAGGTGGTGCGCGGCACCAACGACCCGCGCTACGGCCTGCACAACATCGGTGGCAATGTGAACTTCGGGACCCGCCAGGGTGGCACTTACACGGATGGCCGGCTCAGCTACGGCAGCTACAACACGCGCGATGCGCAGCTGGCGATTGGGCGTGAAGGCAACGGCTTCTCGCAGAACTACTTCTTCGGCACCCAGGCCTCCGATGGGTATCGCGACCACGACACGTCGCGCAAGTATGCGCTGGGTGGCAAATGGTTCTACGGCAGCTTGGATGAAGGGATGCGGGTCGGGTTGACCGCACGCACCTACCATCACGAAGCCGATGAGCCGGGTTTCATGACGGCTGAAGAACTGCGCACGGACCGCCGCGGCTCGCAGCTTCGCAACGCCAATGATCACGATGAGCGGGACATGCGGCAGATTGGGGTGCACCTGGATATGAAGCTGGCGGACAACCTGTTCCTGGGTAGCAAGCTTTACTACAACCGGTACGAAGACGACCGCAAGGTTACTTTCAGCGACCTGCCGACCGGCAACGCGCCGCGCCAGCGACGGGTGTGGGATGAAAAGCAGACCGGGATGCTGACCACGTTGACCTGGCAGCCTGCAGACACGCTCACATTGGAGGGTGGTCTCAACTATGAGCATCAGGACAACGGCTACATCCGCGAGCGTTTCAGCTACGCCGAGCCCACGGACTTCTCGGCGCCGCCCGCGCGGGTGCAGAACGATGACCGGCACACGCTCGACAACTGGGGCGCGTACGTGCAGGCCATTTACCAGCCCATCGAAGCGCTGAAGATCGTGCCGGCGTACCGCGTGGACCGCTTTGATGGAGATACCCGGCTGCAGGGTGGCGTGACGGGGCCGCTGCAGCGCTACGGGACCATCGGGCAGCCGAAGCTGAGCGTGGTTTATGCCTTCACGGACACGGCCAATGTCTACGCCAACTGGGGGCGCACCTTCCAGGTGCTGACCGGTTCAACGCCGCCGGCGTACCTGACCCCGGGCCAGGCGCCGATGGGCGCGTCCACCAATACCGGCATGGAGCTGGGCATGAAGTTCAGCCCGTTCGCGGGCAGCCAGGCGCGCATTGCGGTCTGGCAGCAGGACGCGGCCAATGAGGTGTCCAACATGCCGGCTACTGGTACTACCGTGACGTTGGGCAAGACCCGGCGGCGGGGCGTGGATGCGCAGATCAGTGCGAGCCTGGGCGAGCGCTGGACGGTGTGGGCGTCGCATGCGTACCAGGAGGCGAAGATCGAGCGTGATGGGCGCGATGCCGGGGTATCGTTGGAAGGGCGCGAGGTGGCCGCTACGCCGCGTTACATCAGCAATGTGGGTGTGGATTTCCAGGCGACCGAGAAGCTGCAGTTCGGGCTGCAGGGCAGGGCGCAGGGGGATTACTACCTTGAAGAACGGAATGTGGCCGGCAAGTACGGCAGCTTTGCGGTGCTGGATCTGAGTGCGCGTTACGACATCAGCCCGCGGTGGAGCGTGGATGTGCAGGTGAAGAATGTGACGGACCGGGAGTACGCGTATGCGTGGTACGACAGCTTCTTCTGGGAACAGCCGCAGCCGATGTTTTCACCGGCGGCTGGGCGGGGTGTGTACGTGGGGTTGAACATGAAACTGTGA
- a CDS encoding sensor domain-containing diguanylate cyclase, which produces MTERERQAALEYLRILDSDPEPFFDALTRAAHAMTGMPIAMISLIDGNRQWFKSLVGIDGASETARDISFCTWAIQSDMVLEVQDASEDPRFAHNPIVQGPPFVRHYLGAPIRVQGGNRIGTLCLLDTAPGQASAGQREALAWLAQVAAFAMEQRASLLNRMAEQRQASEALSQSEARYRRLFQHSLGLICTHTLDGIITSVNPAASASLDRPEAELVGHSLAEIIPEERQHLLQGYLERIAENQSDSGVMELLAEDGSRRYWAYHNILDTEASPHYVLGHAQDITTQHLQERQLMELSIRDPLTRSFNRRYLAELAENQPEAWGCLVFDLDHFKEINDTQGHAHGDSVLVDFVAFLSEPLQEGEVVVRLGGDEFLVFVPGATLDRLQALEAEYQDRAYLSPIRFSGGCAINRPSETVADTINRADMKLYERRRRERPPSN; this is translated from the coding sequence ATGACCGAACGCGAGCGTCAAGCTGCCCTGGAGTACCTGCGGATTCTGGATTCCGACCCGGAACCGTTCTTCGACGCGCTGACCCGCGCGGCCCATGCCATGACCGGCATGCCGATCGCCATGATTTCGCTGATCGACGGCAACCGCCAGTGGTTCAAGTCGCTGGTCGGTATCGATGGCGCGTCGGAGACTGCCCGAGACATCTCCTTCTGCACCTGGGCGATCCAGTCCGACATGGTGCTGGAGGTGCAGGACGCCAGCGAAGACCCGCGCTTCGCCCACAACCCCATCGTGCAGGGACCGCCTTTCGTCCGCCATTACCTGGGCGCACCGATCCGGGTACAGGGCGGCAATCGGATCGGCACCCTGTGCCTGCTGGACACCGCACCGGGTCAGGCCAGCGCCGGCCAGCGTGAAGCCCTGGCATGGCTGGCGCAGGTCGCCGCCTTTGCCATGGAACAGCGCGCCAGCCTGCTCAATCGCATGGCCGAGCAACGGCAGGCCAGCGAGGCACTGTCACAGAGCGAGGCGCGCTACCGCCGGTTGTTCCAGCACAGCCTGGGCCTGATCTGCACGCACACGCTGGACGGCATCATCACCTCGGTCAACCCGGCCGCCTCCGCCTCGCTGGACCGTCCGGAAGCGGAGCTAGTCGGTCACTCGCTGGCCGAGATCATTCCTGAAGAACGGCAGCACCTGCTGCAGGGCTACCTTGAGCGGATCGCAGAAAACCAGAGCGATTCCGGGGTGATGGAACTGCTGGCCGAAGACGGCTCCCGCCGTTACTGGGCGTATCACAACATCCTCGACACTGAAGCCAGCCCGCACTATGTGCTCGGGCACGCGCAGGACATCACCACCCAGCACCTGCAGGAGCGTCAGCTGATGGAGCTGTCCATCCGCGACCCGCTCACCCGCTCCTTCAATCGTCGCTATCTGGCGGAGCTTGCCGAAAACCAGCCCGAAGCCTGGGGTTGCCTGGTGTTCGACCTGGACCACTTCAAGGAAATCAACGACACCCAGGGCCATGCCCACGGCGACTCGGTGCTGGTCGACTTCGTGGCGTTCCTGTCCGAACCCCTGCAGGAAGGCGAAGTAGTGGTCCGACTCGGCGGCGACGAATTCCTGGTGTTCGTTCCGGGCGCCACCTTGGATCGCCTGCAGGCTCTGGAGGCCGAGTACCAGGACCGCGCCTACCTCTCCCCCATCCGCTTCTCCGGCGGCTGCGCCATCAACCGCCCTTCGGAGACCGTGGCCGACACCATCAATCGGGCCGACATGAAGCTTTACGAACGTCGGCGGCGTGAGCGTCCACCATCCAACTGA
- the imm31 gene encoding Imm31 family immunity protein, translated as MNRDGGSLFAFYEVVEVIAGRSMIGPIVGCRGAVLGMARNDETGTWSYSVHMVESGKSWSLRESELIATGSHMARGDFYDGSSIRVLTDPETGEGNLADP; from the coding sequence ATGAACAGAGATGGTGGCTCCCTGTTTGCGTTCTACGAAGTCGTAGAGGTGATAGCGGGAAGGTCGATGATCGGCCCCATAGTCGGGTGTAGAGGGGCTGTTCTGGGTATGGCTCGCAACGACGAGACCGGCACGTGGTCCTACTCGGTCCATATGGTGGAGAGTGGCAAAAGTTGGAGTCTCAGGGAGAGTGAGCTCATCGCAACAGGCTCACACATGGCCAGAGGCGATTTCTATGACGGCTCCTCTATCAGGGTGCTGACAGACCCGGAAACGGGTGAGGGAAACCTGGCCGATCCGTGA
- a CDS encoding SPFH domain-containing protein: MGLIQAVKGAVGGVLADQWKDFYTVPAGLPATAALFAAVPQGTNAGRGSNTSGSSNIITNGSKILVPEGYGLLLFQDGAITGFVAEPGGYEWRSDDLNSQSIFAGDGIVTPLIKQSWERFKFGGQPGGQQQAFFVSLKELPDNRFGTQSEIYWDDGFLNTQVGAVTRGSYTLKIVDPILFVKNFVPASYLQRGKVFDFTDMDNAAATQLFNEVVGSLAPAFSLYTNDPGKGNRITKLQQDSLGFAQSLSAAVEQGYQWKSDRGLAIVKTAIVSIEYDANTRELLKTVQRADALSGGRGNSNLQASVAQGIQSAGENGGAAGIMGVGMASGMVGGFGSLQQPVAPAAPAAPAADDPVAKLTKAKEMLDLGLITQADYDALKAKALGL, encoded by the coding sequence ATGGGTCTCATTCAAGCAGTCAAGGGTGCAGTGGGCGGCGTGCTGGCCGACCAGTGGAAGGACTTCTACACCGTACCCGCCGGGCTGCCGGCCACGGCGGCGCTGTTCGCAGCGGTCCCGCAGGGCACCAACGCCGGGCGCGGGTCCAACACCAGCGGCTCGTCCAACATCATCACCAATGGCTCGAAGATCTTGGTGCCGGAAGGCTACGGCCTGCTGCTGTTCCAGGACGGCGCGATCACCGGCTTCGTCGCCGAGCCGGGTGGTTATGAATGGCGCTCGGACGACCTGAATTCGCAGTCGATCTTTGCCGGCGACGGCATCGTCACCCCGCTGATCAAGCAGAGCTGGGAGCGCTTCAAGTTCGGCGGCCAGCCCGGCGGCCAGCAGCAGGCGTTCTTCGTCTCGCTCAAGGAGCTGCCGGACAACCGCTTCGGCACCCAGTCGGAGATCTACTGGGACGACGGCTTCCTCAACACCCAGGTCGGCGCGGTCACGCGCGGCTCGTACACCCTCAAGATCGTCGACCCGATCCTGTTCGTGAAGAACTTCGTGCCGGCCAGCTACCTGCAGCGGGGCAAGGTGTTCGACTTCACCGACATGGACAACGCCGCCGCCACCCAGCTGTTCAACGAAGTGGTGGGCTCGCTGGCACCGGCCTTCAGCCTGTATACGAACGATCCCGGCAAGGGCAACCGCATCACCAAGCTGCAGCAGGATTCGCTCGGCTTCGCGCAGAGCCTCTCCGCTGCGGTGGAACAGGGCTACCAGTGGAAGTCCGACCGCGGCCTGGCCATCGTCAAGACCGCCATTGTTTCCATCGAGTACGACGCCAACACCCGCGAGCTGCTCAAGACCGTGCAGCGCGCCGACGCGCTGTCCGGCGGGCGTGGTAACTCCAACCTCCAGGCCAGCGTGGCGCAGGGCATCCAGTCTGCCGGTGAGAACGGCGGCGCGGCCGGCATCATGGGCGTGGGCATGGCGTCTGGCATGGTCGGCGGCTTCGGCTCGCTGCAGCAGCCGGTTGCGCCAGCCGCTCCCGCCGCGCCGGCAGCCGACGACCCGGTGGCCAAGTTGACCAAGGCCAAGGAAATGCTCGACCTCGGCCTGATCACCCAGGCCGATTACGACGCGCTCAAGGCCAAGGCGCTGGGTCTCTAA
- a CDS encoding (2Fe-2S)-binding protein, translating into MSESVAPPPRPRALYPLTLTVNGEQHTLQVESTVSLLDLLRERLQLTGTKKGCDHGQCGACTVLVDGRRINSCLTLAVMQDGAEVQTIEGFADGDALHPLQQAFIACDALQCGYCTPGQICSAQGLVNEGRLCNRDQVRELMSGNVCRCGAYPQITDAVMSVLASGHPAPAEAEPADWVPGTVPA; encoded by the coding sequence ATGAGCGAGTCTGTCGCCCCACCGCCCCGCCCGCGCGCGCTCTACCCCCTCACGCTCACCGTGAATGGCGAGCAGCACACGCTCCAGGTGGAATCCACGGTCAGCCTGCTCGACCTGCTGCGTGAACGGCTTCAGCTGACCGGCACCAAGAAAGGCTGCGACCACGGCCAGTGCGGTGCCTGCACGGTGCTGGTGGACGGGCGGCGCATCAACAGCTGCCTGACCCTGGCGGTCATGCAGGACGGCGCTGAAGTGCAGACCATTGAAGGGTTTGCCGATGGCGACGCCCTGCACCCGCTGCAACAGGCCTTCATCGCCTGCGATGCCCTGCAATGCGGCTACTGCACGCCCGGCCAGATCTGTTCGGCACAGGGCCTGGTCAACGAAGGCAGGCTGTGCAACCGCGACCAGGTGCGTGAGCTGATGAGCGGCAATGTCTGCCGCTGCGGCGCCTACCCGCAGATCACCGACGCGGTGATGTCGGTGCTGGCCAGCGGCCACCCCGCACCGGCCGAAGCAGAACCCGCGGACTGGGTGCCTGGCACGGTGCCCGCATGA
- a CDS encoding FAD binding domain-containing protein, which yields MGAWHGARMIPATYERAASVQQALQALAGSSGSSDIRPIGGGTNLLDLMKLQLVNPSRLVDVSRLPLDRIEAREDGGLRLGATARNADTAWHPLVERDYPLLSAAMLAAASPQIRNMATNGGNLLQRTRCTYFYDSATPCNKRTPGSGCSAIGGLTRHHAILGASEQCIATHPSDMCVALAALDASVHVASVRGERVIPFAAFHRLPGATPEIDSTLAADELILHIELPPAAQFAAHSAYLKVRERLSYAFALVSAAAALDIDAEGTIRAARLALGSVAHKPWRVEAAEAALVGARPGPEAFEAAAEALLQGAVSQGQNAFKIPLARRTVIRALETAAQGTVDNQGNPRPHPETQV from the coding sequence CTGGGTGCCTGGCACGGTGCCCGCATGATTCCGGCGACCTACGAACGCGCAGCGTCGGTGCAGCAGGCGCTGCAGGCCCTGGCCGGGTCGAGCGGCAGCAGCGACATCCGCCCGATCGGCGGCGGTACCAACCTGCTCGATTTGATGAAGCTGCAACTGGTGAACCCGTCCCGCCTGGTCGACGTGAGTCGCCTGCCGCTGGACCGGATCGAGGCGAGAGAAGACGGAGGCCTGCGTCTGGGCGCCACCGCGCGCAATGCCGATACCGCGTGGCATCCGCTGGTAGAGCGCGACTACCCGCTGCTTTCCGCCGCGATGCTGGCCGCCGCATCCCCGCAGATCCGCAACATGGCCACCAATGGCGGCAACCTGCTGCAGCGGACCCGCTGCACCTATTTCTATGACAGCGCCACGCCGTGCAACAAGCGCACGCCCGGCAGCGGCTGCTCGGCCATCGGCGGTCTGACCCGCCACCACGCGATCCTGGGCGCCAGTGAGCAGTGCATCGCCACCCACCCGTCGGACATGTGCGTGGCGCTTGCCGCCCTCGACGCCAGCGTGCACGTGGCCAGCGTCCGCGGCGAACGTGTGATTCCGTTCGCGGCGTTCCATCGTCTACCGGGGGCCACGCCGGAGATAGACAGCACCCTCGCCGCCGACGAGCTGATCCTGCATATCGAGCTGCCGCCCGCAGCGCAGTTTGCCGCGCACAGTGCCTACCTCAAGGTGCGGGAGCGCCTGTCCTACGCGTTCGCGCTGGTATCAGCCGCCGCCGCACTGGACATCGATGCAGAAGGCACCATCCGCGCTGCCCGGCTGGCACTCGGCAGCGTGGCGCACAAACCATGGCGGGTCGAAGCCGCCGAGGCCGCTCTGGTAGGCGCACGCCCCGGGCCCGAGGCATTCGAAGCCGCCGCCGAAGCGCTGCTGCAGGGCGCGGTGTCGCAGGGCCAGAACGCCTTCAAGATTCCGCTGGCACGACGAACCGTGATCCGGGCGCTGGAAACCGCCGCCCAGGGCACCGTGGACAACCAGGGCAACCCGCGCCCCCACCCGGAGACGCAGGTATGA